The following are encoded in a window of Syngnathus scovelli strain Florida chromosome 4, RoL_Ssco_1.2, whole genome shotgun sequence genomic DNA:
- the dpy19l3 gene encoding protein C-mannosyl-transferase DPY19L3 isoform X1, translating into MAALRHRKGSRAKCPPQSTAADGKPQQPHQSNCCPQHHHQDDLLQGDWSWGSIVCTSVGWSVSVGLGLLCCMYMATLHENDLWFSNIKEVEREISFRTECGLYYSYYKQMLNAPSIQEGLSELIHDNLTESKRTINLLQRMNIYQEVLLSILYRLLPIQSYLEPMYFYIYSVFSLQAVYVMALYLTAWLLAGSWTAGALAAIWYILNRVDTTRVEFTISLRENWSLPFLALQVAAITCYLRPRLGTLQQKVMVWLMFVCSLCFCVTWQFNQFIFLVQALVVYTLDCVDVLTAAQVTTLYLVQVSALLSVWLLQFFNGMILGSLVLSFIVAALLVRHVHRSLKTGSFAARVFKLIIHSTAVLLLTFAFNFLTKKALRLRSDEHIFKFIKSKFARGPTRDFDANLYLCEEAFGALPLDTLERLSASLLLGPYALTLVLMGGALALAALRNLRTKGGAAERKAEGPAVASFRPDVAYNLLHTLFYGLLALSTMRMKYIWTGHMCAVAAYGVCGRDVWAVLLHALRCNTKVTLTLVRYAAPAAVLAFLSYKFWPKMVEELSDLREFYDPDTVELMTWISTKTPERAVLAGSMQLLAGIKLCTGRIITNHPHYEDADLRDRTKQVYQVYARRSPQDVHAILQGLGAHYVVLENSICYERRHRRGCRLRDLLDLANGHIMDGEGDNDADLVAATHPRFCDAVKTDSPEYATLFKRTFQNKTFHVYRVKKKAKKNS; encoded by the exons ATGGCAGCGCTGCGCCACAGGAAGGGCAGCCGGGCTAAGTGCCCCCCTCAGAGCACCGCTGCCGACGGTAAGCCTCAGCAGCCCCATCAGTCCAACTGTTGCCCCCAGCATCATCACCAGGACGACCTCCTGCAGG GTGACTGGTCGTGGGGGTCCATCGTGTGCACGTCGGTGGGCTGGTCGGTGTCGGTGGGCCTGGGCCTGCTGTGCTGCATGTACATGGCCACGCTGCACGAGAACGACCTGTGGTTCTCCAACATCAAG GAGGTAGAGCGTGAGATCTCCTTCCGGACCGAATGTGGACTTTACTACTCGTACTACAAGCAAATGTTGAACGCCCCATCCATACAGGAAG GATTGTCAGAGTTGATCCACGACAACTTGACAGAGTCCAAGAGGACCATCAACCTCCTGCAGAGGATGAACATCTACCAGGAGGTCCTACTCAGCATTCTCTACAGGCTTTTGCCCATACag TCATACCTGGAGCCCATGTACTTCTACATCTACAGCGTGTTCTCGCTGCAAGCGGTCTACGTGATGGCGCTGTACCTGACAGCGTGGCTTCTGGCTGGCTCGTGGACGGCGGGCGCGCTGGCCGCCATCTGGTACATCCTCAACAG GGTGGACACGACTCGTGTGGAGTTCACCATCTCGCTGAGAGAAAACTGGTCTTTGCCCTTCTTGGCGCTACAGGTTGCCGCCATCACGTGCTACCTGAGGCCTCGGCTGGGCACTTTGCAGcag AAGGTGATGGTGTGGTTGATGTTCGTGTGCAGCTTGTGCTTCTGCGTGACCTGGCAGTTCAACCAGTTCATCTTCCTGGTTCAGGCCCTCGTCGTCTACACGCTGGACTGTGTGGACGTGCTCACCGCCGCGCAG gtgACCACGCTGTACTTGGTCCAAGTGAGCGCTCTGCTGAGCGTCTGGCTGCTGCAGTTCTTCAACGGCATGATCCTGGGCTCTTTGGTGCTGAGCTTCATCGTGGCGGCCCTCCTCGTGCGTCACGTCCAT CGTTCTCTGAAGACGGGAAGTTTTGCGGCCCGGGTGTTCAAGCTGATTATCCACAGCACCGCCGTCCTCCTGCTCACCTTCGCCTTCAACTTCCTGACCAAG AAAGCGCTGCGGCTGCGATCTGACGAGCACATCTTTAAATTCATCAAGTCAAAGTTTGCCCGGGGGCCGACGAG ggaCTTTGACGCCAACCTGTATCTGTGCGAGGAGGCCTTCGGTGCGCTGCCACTGGACACTTTAGAACGTCTGTCCGCCAGCCTCCTGCTGGGCCCCTACGCCCTCACGCTGGTGCTGATGGGCGGCGCCCTGGCGCTGGCGGCTCTACGCAACCTCAG AACAAAAGGTGGCGCTGCGGAGAGGAAAGCGGAGGGTCCGGCGGTGGCATCCTTTCGTCCGGACGTGGCCTACAACCTGCTGCACACGCTCTTCTATGGCTTGCTGGCCCTCAGCACCATGAG GATGAAGTACATCTGGACGGGGCATATGTGTGCCGTGGCGGCGTATGGCGTGTGCGGGAGGGACGTCTGGGCCGTGCTCCTTCACGCGCTCCGATGCAACACCAAAGTCACG CTGACGTTGGTCCGCTACGCCGCGCCCGCCGCCGTCTTGGCCTTCCTCTCTTACAAG TTCTGGCCCAAGATGGTGGAGGAGCTGTCTGACTTGAGGGAGTTCTACGATCCAGACACTGTGGAGCTCATGACCTGGattag CACAAAGACGCCGGAGCGTGCCGTCTTGGCGGGAAGCATGCAGCTGCTGGCCGGCATCAAACTGTGCACGGGGCGAATCATCACCAACCACCCGCATTATGAAGACGCGGACCTGAGAGACCGGACCAAACAG GTGTACCAGGTGTACGCCCGGCGCTCTCCGCAGGACGTCCACGCCATCCTGCAAGGGCTGGGCGCCCACTACGTGGTGTTGGAGAACTCCATCTGTTACGAGCGCCGCCACCGGCGAGGATGTCGCCTCAGAGACCTGCTGGACCTGGCCAACGGACAC ATCATGGACGGTGAAGGGGATAACGACGCCGACCTGGTGGCCGCCACCCACCCGCGATTCTGCGACGCCGTCAAGACGGACTCGCCGGAATACGCCACGTTGTTCAAAAGAACCTTCCAGAACAAAACCTTCCATGTGTACCGAGTCAAGAAGAAAGCCAAGAAGAACTCGTAA
- the dpy19l3 gene encoding protein C-mannosyl-transferase DPY19L3 isoform X2, with product MELRKRRRGTTKDEEEGDEGSSGSGSRAPRWRWRRTVATATGLTTAGLLALTQACCVNALHENLLWFQQLTEVEREISFRTECGLYYSYYKQMLNAPSIQEGLSELIHDNLTESKRTINLLQRMNIYQEVLLSILYRLLPIQSYLEPMYFYIYSVFSLQAVYVMALYLTAWLLAGSWTAGALAAIWYILNRVDTTRVEFTISLRENWSLPFLALQVAAITCYLRPRLGTLQQKVMVWLMFVCSLCFCVTWQFNQFIFLVQALVVYTLDCVDVLTAAQVTTLYLVQVSALLSVWLLQFFNGMILGSLVLSFIVAALLVRHVHRSLKTGSFAARVFKLIIHSTAVLLLTFAFNFLTKKALRLRSDEHIFKFIKSKFARGPTRDFDANLYLCEEAFGALPLDTLERLSASLLLGPYALTLVLMGGALALAALRNLRTKGGAAERKAEGPAVASFRPDVAYNLLHTLFYGLLALSTMRMKYIWTGHMCAVAAYGVCGRDVWAVLLHALRCNTKVTLTLVRYAAPAAVLAFLSYKFWPKMVEELSDLREFYDPDTVELMTWISTKTPERAVLAGSMQLLAGIKLCTGRIITNHPHYEDADLRDRTKQVYQVYARRSPQDVHAILQGLGAHYVVLENSICYERRHRRGCRLRDLLDLANGHIMDGEGDNDADLVAATHPRFCDAVKTDSPEYATLFKRTFQNKTFHVYRVKKKAKKNS from the exons ATGGAGCTCCGCAAACGGCGACGAGGTACGACCAAGGACGAAGAGGAGGGGGATGAGGGAAGCTCCGGATCCGGCTCACGAGCTCCACGGTGGAGGTGGCGACGGACTGTTGCCACGGCGACAGGGCTGACGACGGCCGGCCTGCTGGCTTTGACGCAGGCCTGCTGTGTCAACGCCTTGCATGAGAACCTACTGTGGTTCCAACAGCTCACG GAGGTAGAGCGTGAGATCTCCTTCCGGACCGAATGTGGACTTTACTACTCGTACTACAAGCAAATGTTGAACGCCCCATCCATACAGGAAG GATTGTCAGAGTTGATCCACGACAACTTGACAGAGTCCAAGAGGACCATCAACCTCCTGCAGAGGATGAACATCTACCAGGAGGTCCTACTCAGCATTCTCTACAGGCTTTTGCCCATACag TCATACCTGGAGCCCATGTACTTCTACATCTACAGCGTGTTCTCGCTGCAAGCGGTCTACGTGATGGCGCTGTACCTGACAGCGTGGCTTCTGGCTGGCTCGTGGACGGCGGGCGCGCTGGCCGCCATCTGGTACATCCTCAACAG GGTGGACACGACTCGTGTGGAGTTCACCATCTCGCTGAGAGAAAACTGGTCTTTGCCCTTCTTGGCGCTACAGGTTGCCGCCATCACGTGCTACCTGAGGCCTCGGCTGGGCACTTTGCAGcag AAGGTGATGGTGTGGTTGATGTTCGTGTGCAGCTTGTGCTTCTGCGTGACCTGGCAGTTCAACCAGTTCATCTTCCTGGTTCAGGCCCTCGTCGTCTACACGCTGGACTGTGTGGACGTGCTCACCGCCGCGCAG gtgACCACGCTGTACTTGGTCCAAGTGAGCGCTCTGCTGAGCGTCTGGCTGCTGCAGTTCTTCAACGGCATGATCCTGGGCTCTTTGGTGCTGAGCTTCATCGTGGCGGCCCTCCTCGTGCGTCACGTCCAT CGTTCTCTGAAGACGGGAAGTTTTGCGGCCCGGGTGTTCAAGCTGATTATCCACAGCACCGCCGTCCTCCTGCTCACCTTCGCCTTCAACTTCCTGACCAAG AAAGCGCTGCGGCTGCGATCTGACGAGCACATCTTTAAATTCATCAAGTCAAAGTTTGCCCGGGGGCCGACGAG ggaCTTTGACGCCAACCTGTATCTGTGCGAGGAGGCCTTCGGTGCGCTGCCACTGGACACTTTAGAACGTCTGTCCGCCAGCCTCCTGCTGGGCCCCTACGCCCTCACGCTGGTGCTGATGGGCGGCGCCCTGGCGCTGGCGGCTCTACGCAACCTCAG AACAAAAGGTGGCGCTGCGGAGAGGAAAGCGGAGGGTCCGGCGGTGGCATCCTTTCGTCCGGACGTGGCCTACAACCTGCTGCACACGCTCTTCTATGGCTTGCTGGCCCTCAGCACCATGAG GATGAAGTACATCTGGACGGGGCATATGTGTGCCGTGGCGGCGTATGGCGTGTGCGGGAGGGACGTCTGGGCCGTGCTCCTTCACGCGCTCCGATGCAACACCAAAGTCACG CTGACGTTGGTCCGCTACGCCGCGCCCGCCGCCGTCTTGGCCTTCCTCTCTTACAAG TTCTGGCCCAAGATGGTGGAGGAGCTGTCTGACTTGAGGGAGTTCTACGATCCAGACACTGTGGAGCTCATGACCTGGattag CACAAAGACGCCGGAGCGTGCCGTCTTGGCGGGAAGCATGCAGCTGCTGGCCGGCATCAAACTGTGCACGGGGCGAATCATCACCAACCACCCGCATTATGAAGACGCGGACCTGAGAGACCGGACCAAACAG GTGTACCAGGTGTACGCCCGGCGCTCTCCGCAGGACGTCCACGCCATCCTGCAAGGGCTGGGCGCCCACTACGTGGTGTTGGAGAACTCCATCTGTTACGAGCGCCGCCACCGGCGAGGATGTCGCCTCAGAGACCTGCTGGACCTGGCCAACGGACAC ATCATGGACGGTGAAGGGGATAACGACGCCGACCTGGTGGCCGCCACCCACCCGCGATTCTGCGACGCCGTCAAGACGGACTCGCCGGAATACGCCACGTTGTTCAAAAGAACCTTCCAGAACAAAACCTTCCATGTGTACCGAGTCAAGAAGAAAGCCAAGAAGAACTCGTAA
- the znf507 gene encoding zinc finger protein 507 isoform X1, which produces MEDNSVAVLIAAAASSSAAPLSEPHELGRVADAPERKADTDSLIQVIEKLSKIVEKRPQRRCTLTGHKRGQPRGGGGGSPHKKLSVEHEHGDLNNNNSSSSSSNSCELKRAATCYQCSLCPYLSPTLPLLKEHLKQHNEHNQDLILMCSECCFSSRDQAQLEEHVRMHLENSADAKEGQDGAQRDADPAGSECECDGEQQQGQPQKKKWYVFEEYGLYRCLICSYVCSQQRMLKTHAWKHAGLLDCSYPVFEEDEATSLIAAPASCEADSVSATFKARVPLPDGKSSPPHVTKEEQGQFAVEDLSPEESELEVHVATEVEAETPSADDSLLTSAQKIINSNPNSAGHINVIVERLPTAEDAVIAAAPLLLDQEEDAGQSVLEVKEEVEGERTPGGDFPPDENVPPAGRKRTHSESLRLHSLAAEVLVALPTRTPEFKLETASVAEHRQDGNEEPRKNPEGPAANAGISSSLLTVIERLRERSDQNASDEDILKELQDNANAAPECPGGPPDGSMVDYVAGSERPYRCRLCRYSSGNKGYIKQHLRVHRHRQPYQCPICEHIAADSRDLETHMIHHCKTRTYQCKTCAHAFHYKSQLRSHEREHHSLVSADASALAAVDETAAASEEAEHDPDEEGGLQKTFKCDVCNYTSATYVGVRNHRRIHNSDKPYRCCNCDFATTNMNSLKSHMRRHPQEQQAVQLLEQYRCSLCGYVCSHPPSLKSHMWKHAGDQNYNYEQVNKAINEAISQSGRIPVPSSTGPESLTPSSQDSNNVPAEPSPEPPSALPKSGSEPSPPTPQGSPMAPVPTHPRGGGVEYCVLLFCCCICGLESTSKERLMEHMKEHEGDLISIILNNKDAHTHAHTQAAQ; this is translated from the exons ATGGAGGACAACAGCGTTGCCGTGCTCATCGCTGCCGCCGCCTCTTCCTCGGCTGCGCCTTTGTCCGAGCCCCACGAGCTGGGGCGCGTCGCGGACGCCCCCGAGCGCAAGGCGGACACCGACTCGCTCATCCAGGTCATCGAGAAGCTGAGTAAAATTGTGGAGAAGCGGCCCCAGCGCCGCTGCACCCTGACAGGACACAAGAGGGGTCAgccgagaggaggaggaggaggctctCCTCACAAGAAGCTGAGTGTGGAACACGAGCATGGTGACCTCAACAACaataacagcagcagcagcagcagcaactctTGCGAGCTCAAGCGTGCGGCGACATGCTACCAATGCAGCCTATGTCCGTATCTGTCGCCCACGCTGCCGCTGCTCAAGGAGCACCTGAAGCAGCACAACGAACACAACCAGGACCTCATCCTCATGTGCTCCGAGTGCTGCTTCAGCTCCCGAGACCAAGCGCAGCTGGAGGAGCACGTCAGGATGCACCTGGAGAACAGCGCGGACGCCAAAGAGGGCCAAGACGGCGCCCAGAGGGACGCCGACCCGGCGGGCTCGGAG TGCGAGTGCGACGGCGAGCAACAGCAGGGGCAGCCGCAGAAAAAGAAGTGGTACGTTTTCGAGGAGTACGGCCTGTACCGCTGCCTGATCTGCAGCTACGTGTGCAGCCAACAGCGCATGCTCAAGACGCACGCTTGGAAGCACGCCGGACTGCTCGACTGCTCCTACCCCGTTTTCGAAGAGGACGAAGCTACCTCGCTGATAGCGGCGCCCGCCAGCTGTGAGGCGGACTCCGTCTCCGCCACCTTCAAAGCGCGCGTGCCACTTCCGGACGGCAAATCAAGTCCGCCTCACGTCACCAAAGAAGAGCAGGGCCAGTTCGCTGTCGAGGATCTGAGCCCCGAGGAATCTGAGTTGGAGGTGCACGTCGCCACGGAGGTGGAGGCGGAGACGCCGTCTGCGGACGACAGCTTGCTGACGTCGGCGCAAAAGATCATCAACAG CAACCCTAACAGCGCGGGGCACATCAACGTGATCGTAGAGCGCCTGCCCACTGCCGAGGACGCCGTTATCGCCGCAGCGCCGTTGCTGCTCGACCAGGAAGAGGATGCCGGTCAAAGTGTATTGGAGGTCAAAGAAGAGGTGGAGGGGGAGCGCACGCCAGGCGGAGACTTCCCTCCGGATGAGAACGTTCCGCCGGCCGGACGCAAGAGGACGCACTCGGAATCGCTCCGTCTTCACTCGCTGGCCGCGGAAGTCCTGGTCGCCCTGCCTACGAGGACCCCCGAGTTCAAACTCGAGACCGCGTCCGTGGCGGAGCATCGCCAGGACGGGAACGAGGAGCCACGCAA GAATCCCGAAGGCCCCGCCGCCAACGCCGGCATCAGCTCTTCTCTGCTCACCGTCATCGAGCGTCTCCGCGAGCGTTCGGACCAGAACGCCTCGGACGAGGACATCCTCAAGGAGCTGCAGGACAACGCCAACGCCGCCCCCGAGTGCCCGGGCGGGCCTCCCGACGGGAGTATGGTGGACTACGTGGCCGGCAGCGAGCGGCCGTACCGCTGCCGCCTGTGTCGCTACAGCAGCGGCAACAAGGGCTACATCAAGCAGCACCTGCGCGTGCACCGCCACAGGCAACCCTACCAGTGTCCCATCTGCGAGCACATTGCCGCCGACAGCCGGGACCTGGAGACGCACATGATCCACCACTGCAAGACCAGGACGTACCAGTGCAAGACCTGCGCGCACGCCTTCCACTACAAG AGTCAGTTGAGAAGTCACGAGCGGGAGCATCACAGCTTGGTCAGCGCCGACGCATCAGCGCTGGCGGCCGTGGATGAAACGGCCGCTGCGTCAGAGGAAGCTGAGCACGACCCGGACGAAG aaGGCGGCCTTCAGAAAACGTTCAAGTGCGACGTGTGCAACTACACCAGCGCGACATATGTAGGCGTCAGGAACCACAGACGCATACACAACTCGGACAAACCTTACCG GTGCTGCAACTGCGACTTTGCCACCACCAACATGAACAGCCTGAAGAGTCACAtgaggaggcaccctcaggagcAGCAGGCCGTGCAGCTCCTTGAGCAGTACAG GTGCTCGCTTTGCGGCTACGTGTGCAGCCACCCGCCCTCCCTCAAGTCGCACATGTGGAAGCACGCCGGGGACCAGAACTACAACTACGAGCAGGTCAACAAGGCCATCAACGAGGCCATCTCGCAGAGCGGCCG AATTCCCGTGCCGTCGTCTACGGGACCAGAGTCTCTGACACCGTCCTCGCAGGACAGCAACAACGTCCCGGCCGAGCCCTCTCCGGAacctccctctgcgctccccaaAAGCGGCTCTGAGCCCTCGCCCCCGACCCCTCAAGGGAGCCCAATGGCCCCGGTCCCTACCCATCCGCGCGGTGGCGGGGTGGAGTACTGCGTGCTGCTCTTCTGCTGCTGCATCTGCGGCCTGGAGTCGACCAGTAAGGAACGACTGATGGAACACATGAAGGAGCACGAAGGTGACCTCATCAGCATCATACTCAACAATAAGGacgcgcacacgcatgcacacacgcaggcaGCACAGTGA
- the znf507 gene encoding zinc finger protein 507 isoform X2, whose product MEDNSVAVLIAAAASSSAAPLSEPHELGRVADAPERKADTDSLIQVIEKLSKIVEKRPQRRCTLTGHKRGQPRGGGGGSPHKKLSVEHEHGDLNNNNSSSSSSNSCELKRAATCYQCSLCPYLSPTLPLLKEHLKQHNEHNQDLILMCSECCFSSRDQAQLEEHVRMHLENSADAKEGQDGAQRDADPAGSECECDGEQQQGQPQKKKWYVFEEYGLYRCLICSYVCSQQRMLKTHAWKHAGLLDCSYPVFEEDEATSLIAAPASCEADSVSATFKARVPLPDGKSSPPHVTKEEQGQFAVEDLSPEESELEVHVATEVEAETPSADDSLLTSAQKIINSNPNSAGHINVIVERLPTAEDAVIAAAPLLLDQEEDAGQSVLEVKEEVEGERTPGGDFPPDENVPPAGRKRTHSESLRLHSLAAEVLVALPTRTPEFKLETASVAEHRQDGNEEPRKNPEGPAANAGISSSLLTVIERLRERSDQNASDEDILKELQDNANAAPECPGGPPDGSMVDYVAGSERPYRCRLCRYSSGNKGYIKQHLRVHRHRQPYQCPICEHIAADSRDLETHMIHHCKTRTYQCKTCAHAFHYKSQLRSHEREHHSLVSADASALAAVDETAAASEEAEHDPDEGGLQKTFKCDVCNYTSATYVGVRNHRRIHNSDKPYRCCNCDFATTNMNSLKSHMRRHPQEQQAVQLLEQYRCSLCGYVCSHPPSLKSHMWKHAGDQNYNYEQVNKAINEAISQSGRIPVPSSTGPESLTPSSQDSNNVPAEPSPEPPSALPKSGSEPSPPTPQGSPMAPVPTHPRGGGVEYCVLLFCCCICGLESTSKERLMEHMKEHEGDLISIILNNKDAHTHAHTQAAQ is encoded by the exons ATGGAGGACAACAGCGTTGCCGTGCTCATCGCTGCCGCCGCCTCTTCCTCGGCTGCGCCTTTGTCCGAGCCCCACGAGCTGGGGCGCGTCGCGGACGCCCCCGAGCGCAAGGCGGACACCGACTCGCTCATCCAGGTCATCGAGAAGCTGAGTAAAATTGTGGAGAAGCGGCCCCAGCGCCGCTGCACCCTGACAGGACACAAGAGGGGTCAgccgagaggaggaggaggaggctctCCTCACAAGAAGCTGAGTGTGGAACACGAGCATGGTGACCTCAACAACaataacagcagcagcagcagcagcaactctTGCGAGCTCAAGCGTGCGGCGACATGCTACCAATGCAGCCTATGTCCGTATCTGTCGCCCACGCTGCCGCTGCTCAAGGAGCACCTGAAGCAGCACAACGAACACAACCAGGACCTCATCCTCATGTGCTCCGAGTGCTGCTTCAGCTCCCGAGACCAAGCGCAGCTGGAGGAGCACGTCAGGATGCACCTGGAGAACAGCGCGGACGCCAAAGAGGGCCAAGACGGCGCCCAGAGGGACGCCGACCCGGCGGGCTCGGAG TGCGAGTGCGACGGCGAGCAACAGCAGGGGCAGCCGCAGAAAAAGAAGTGGTACGTTTTCGAGGAGTACGGCCTGTACCGCTGCCTGATCTGCAGCTACGTGTGCAGCCAACAGCGCATGCTCAAGACGCACGCTTGGAAGCACGCCGGACTGCTCGACTGCTCCTACCCCGTTTTCGAAGAGGACGAAGCTACCTCGCTGATAGCGGCGCCCGCCAGCTGTGAGGCGGACTCCGTCTCCGCCACCTTCAAAGCGCGCGTGCCACTTCCGGACGGCAAATCAAGTCCGCCTCACGTCACCAAAGAAGAGCAGGGCCAGTTCGCTGTCGAGGATCTGAGCCCCGAGGAATCTGAGTTGGAGGTGCACGTCGCCACGGAGGTGGAGGCGGAGACGCCGTCTGCGGACGACAGCTTGCTGACGTCGGCGCAAAAGATCATCAACAG CAACCCTAACAGCGCGGGGCACATCAACGTGATCGTAGAGCGCCTGCCCACTGCCGAGGACGCCGTTATCGCCGCAGCGCCGTTGCTGCTCGACCAGGAAGAGGATGCCGGTCAAAGTGTATTGGAGGTCAAAGAAGAGGTGGAGGGGGAGCGCACGCCAGGCGGAGACTTCCCTCCGGATGAGAACGTTCCGCCGGCCGGACGCAAGAGGACGCACTCGGAATCGCTCCGTCTTCACTCGCTGGCCGCGGAAGTCCTGGTCGCCCTGCCTACGAGGACCCCCGAGTTCAAACTCGAGACCGCGTCCGTGGCGGAGCATCGCCAGGACGGGAACGAGGAGCCACGCAA GAATCCCGAAGGCCCCGCCGCCAACGCCGGCATCAGCTCTTCTCTGCTCACCGTCATCGAGCGTCTCCGCGAGCGTTCGGACCAGAACGCCTCGGACGAGGACATCCTCAAGGAGCTGCAGGACAACGCCAACGCCGCCCCCGAGTGCCCGGGCGGGCCTCCCGACGGGAGTATGGTGGACTACGTGGCCGGCAGCGAGCGGCCGTACCGCTGCCGCCTGTGTCGCTACAGCAGCGGCAACAAGGGCTACATCAAGCAGCACCTGCGCGTGCACCGCCACAGGCAACCCTACCAGTGTCCCATCTGCGAGCACATTGCCGCCGACAGCCGGGACCTGGAGACGCACATGATCCACCACTGCAAGACCAGGACGTACCAGTGCAAGACCTGCGCGCACGCCTTCCACTACAAG AGTCAGTTGAGAAGTCACGAGCGGGAGCATCACAGCTTGGTCAGCGCCGACGCATCAGCGCTGGCGGCCGTGGATGAAACGGCCGCTGCGTCAGAGGAAGCTGAGCACGACCCGGACGAAG GCGGCCTTCAGAAAACGTTCAAGTGCGACGTGTGCAACTACACCAGCGCGACATATGTAGGCGTCAGGAACCACAGACGCATACACAACTCGGACAAACCTTACCG GTGCTGCAACTGCGACTTTGCCACCACCAACATGAACAGCCTGAAGAGTCACAtgaggaggcaccctcaggagcAGCAGGCCGTGCAGCTCCTTGAGCAGTACAG GTGCTCGCTTTGCGGCTACGTGTGCAGCCACCCGCCCTCCCTCAAGTCGCACATGTGGAAGCACGCCGGGGACCAGAACTACAACTACGAGCAGGTCAACAAGGCCATCAACGAGGCCATCTCGCAGAGCGGCCG AATTCCCGTGCCGTCGTCTACGGGACCAGAGTCTCTGACACCGTCCTCGCAGGACAGCAACAACGTCCCGGCCGAGCCCTCTCCGGAacctccctctgcgctccccaaAAGCGGCTCTGAGCCCTCGCCCCCGACCCCTCAAGGGAGCCCAATGGCCCCGGTCCCTACCCATCCGCGCGGTGGCGGGGTGGAGTACTGCGTGCTGCTCTTCTGCTGCTGCATCTGCGGCCTGGAGTCGACCAGTAAGGAACGACTGATGGAACACATGAAGGAGCACGAAGGTGACCTCATCAGCATCATACTCAACAATAAGGacgcgcacacgcatgcacacacgcaggcaGCACAGTGA